One Sebastes umbrosus isolate fSebUmb1 chromosome 6, fSebUmb1.pri, whole genome shotgun sequence DNA window includes the following coding sequences:
- the LOC119490453 gene encoding uncharacterized protein LOC119490453: MDKTFSLRRQDVVGKESGVEEMKERWPALFTMDEVNAEFMRITTVPLQPRFLASLDKHHSKLIDIIRNKGGVVREKTRNILKVLDQSLEVNQKRECLLKCLILYLGEDVDKLIKEYLVVQKDEAETELERCTMAVFVIREEEDPLQPPHDIGIVLEGVEVLNELPSVAHACAMLFGFIYALNLSYPGELKYTFDALQKIFMEIEPKKMTRKVCSLSVKL; the protein is encoded by the exons ATGGACAAGACTTTTTCACTACGAAGACAGGACGTTGTGGGAAAGGAATCAGGAGTGgaagagatgaaagagagaTGGCCTGCATTGTTCACAATGGATGAG gtcaATGCTGAATTCATGAGGATCACAACTGTTCCACTTCAACCGCGATTCCTGGCTTCCTTGGACAAGCACCACAGCAAGCTGATTGACATCATCAGAAACAAGGGAGGAGTTGTCAGGGAGAAGACCCGGAACATACTGAAAGTTCTTGATCAA AGCCTCGAGGTGAATCAAAAAAGAGAGTGTCTGCTGAAGTGCCTTATTCTGTACCTTGGGGAAGATGTGGATAAACTTATCAAGGAGTATCTG GTTGTGCAGAAGGATGAAGCTGAAACCGAGCTTGAGAGGTGTACAATGGCAGTGTTTGTcatcagggaggaggaggatcctCTCCAGCCACCACATGACATTGGGATTGTTCTTGAAGGTGTGGAAGTCCTTAATGAGTTGCCATCGGTCGCACATGCATGTGCCATGTTATTTGGCTTCATCTATGCTCTAAACTTGAGCTATCCAGGTGAGCTCAAATACACTTTTGATGCactacagaaaatattcatggaGATAGAGCCAAAGAAAATGACACGCAAAGTGTGCAGTCTGAGTGTCAAGCTCTAA